The following are encoded in a window of Microbacterium sp. LWO13-1.2 genomic DNA:
- a CDS encoding AAA family ATPase, translating to MTGSVTLVSGLPGVGKTTVARALASTFPRGVHLDTDDIGENFIVSGLVLPGGKPEHESERQLVLRRDNIIALARNFVAADFDVVISDVVLWADLLDRYAAGLATGLRFVLLTASPETIASRDGDRDKHVAESWSHLRADQDSWDSPGLRLDTSTLSLDETLSAIWEGWSDALLPTDQASA from the coding sequence ATGACCGGGTCTGTCACGCTCGTCTCCGGGCTCCCCGGGGTGGGGAAGACGACGGTGGCCAGAGCGCTGGCCTCGACGTTCCCCCGCGGAGTGCACCTCGACACGGACGATATCGGCGAGAACTTCATCGTCTCGGGGCTCGTGCTCCCCGGCGGGAAGCCAGAGCACGAGTCCGAACGGCAGCTCGTCCTCCGGCGCGACAACATCATCGCCCTCGCGCGGAACTTCGTCGCGGCGGATTTCGACGTCGTGATCTCCGACGTCGTGCTCTGGGCGGACCTGCTGGACCGCTACGCCGCGGGCCTGGCGACCGGGCTGCGATTCGTCCTTCTCACCGCGTCGCCAGAGACGATCGCCTCCCGCGACGGCGACCGTGACAAGCACGTCGCGGAATCCTGGTCGCATCTGCGTGCCGATCAGGATTCCTGGGATTCCCCAGGACTGCGCCTCGATACCAGCACCTTGTCCCTGGACGAGACGCTGTCCGCCATCTGGGAAGGCTGGTCGGACGCTCTCCTTCCGACCGACCAGGCATCCGCTTAG
- a CDS encoding arginase family protein has product MIALVSAPSNLGLQPPIAGAVPGTAKAPEALREAGLYEAFHARGAVDGGVVLPGRYIDDVRRREGRVRNQDAIIAHARRLAHRLVALRTAGDSPLVLGGDCSLVIAAGLATRVTGGGGLVHVDGHTDFRHPGNSASIGALAGEDLAAAIGRHIPEVADIDGLGPYFDAAATAHVGCRYDDPHLAEVDQAIALAVPADQIILHGASRAAARVLATAGLDRGFWLQVDVDVLDPAHMPAVDSPHSGGLSPEELTVFLEIVAPRAWGASITVFDPDLDPDGTHARTVSDIVSQGLVRLGEDASDPAAD; this is encoded by the coding sequence ATGATCGCGCTCGTTTCCGCACCGTCGAACCTGGGTCTGCAACCACCGATCGCCGGGGCGGTTCCCGGCACGGCCAAGGCGCCGGAGGCGCTTCGTGAAGCCGGCCTCTACGAGGCCTTCCATGCGCGTGGGGCCGTCGACGGCGGAGTGGTCCTCCCCGGGCGATACATCGATGACGTTCGCCGTCGCGAGGGTAGGGTGCGCAACCAGGACGCGATCATCGCCCACGCCAGGCGTCTGGCGCACCGCTTGGTCGCGCTCCGCACTGCGGGTGATTCACCGCTTGTTCTCGGCGGAGACTGCAGCCTCGTGATCGCCGCGGGCCTGGCCACCAGGGTCACCGGCGGTGGCGGCCTCGTGCACGTGGACGGCCACACCGACTTCCGGCATCCCGGCAACAGTGCGTCCATCGGTGCACTGGCAGGCGAGGACCTCGCCGCCGCGATCGGCCGTCACATCCCCGAGGTCGCTGACATCGACGGGCTCGGTCCGTACTTCGACGCCGCCGCGACTGCGCACGTCGGCTGCCGCTACGACGACCCGCATCTGGCGGAGGTCGATCAGGCGATCGCTCTCGCCGTCCCGGCAGATCAGATCATCCTGCACGGAGCGTCTCGCGCTGCCGCCCGGGTGCTCGCCACTGCCGGCCTCGATCGAGGATTCTGGCTCCAGGTGGACGTGGATGTGCTCGATCCGGCACACATGCCCGCTGTCGACAGCCCGCATTCGGGTGGATTGTCGCCGGAGGAGCTGACGGTGTTCCTCGAGATCGTCGCGCCGCGCGCCTGGGGCGCGTCGATCACGGTCTTCGATCCGGACCTCGATCCGGACGGGACCCACGCTCGGACCGTCTCGGACATCGTTTCACAGGGTCTGGTTCGCCTCGGGGAGGATGCCTCGGACCCGGCTGCTGACTAA
- a CDS encoding DNA topoisomerase IV subunit A, with translation MPKTPPPEPVEERIQDIDLSHEMQGSFLEYAYSVIYSRALPDARDGLKPVQRRILYQMAEMGLRPDRGHVKSARVVGEVMGKLHPHGDTAIYDALVRLSQDFALRVPLIDGHGNFGSLDDGPAAARYTEVRLAPAALALTENLDEDVVDFVPNYDGQFQQPSVLPAAFPNLLVNGASGIAVGMATNMAPHNLIEVVAAATHLLENPDATTEELMEFVPGPDFPSGAVIMGLDGVKDAYTTGRGAFKVRGKVSVEPLGPRRTGIIVSELPYMVGPERLIEKIRDAVQAKKLQGISDVTDLTDRNHGLRVAIGIKTGFDPNAVLEQLYRLTPLEDSFSINNVALVDGQPRTLGLKEMLRVYVAHRLEVITRRSRYRLARREERLHLVEGLLIAILDIDEVIQVIRSSDDSEQARMRLREVFDLSELQAEYILELRLRRLTRFSRIELETERDALKAEIAALRELLGSPVLLRAVVAKELDAAADAYGTPRRTLLMNAAPPKPRATKGAVDLQIADAPTVLVLSTTGRAVRVDLAEGQELTVPARRSKHDAILTTIEATVRAEIGALTSTGRVVRFSPVDLPSVPASSVQLAAGTPLRDYLGITTRGERIVAFVRFDSEIPIALGTAQGTVKRIIPTALPVRPDLEVIGMKPGDAVIGAAEAADDAELVFVTTDAQLLRFSASSVRPQGAAAGGMAGIKLGAGASVLFFSAVPADSDAVVATVSGAESILPGTDAGRAKISAFSEYPAKGRATGGVRAHSFLKGEDRLTVAWVGPAPAQAVDPTGAVRKLPEPGARRDASGQPVDAVIGSIGRTLI, from the coding sequence ATGCCGAAAACCCCGCCGCCCGAGCCCGTCGAGGAGCGCATCCAGGACATAGACCTGTCCCATGAGATGCAGGGCTCGTTCCTCGAGTACGCGTACTCGGTCATCTACTCGCGCGCGCTTCCCGACGCGCGCGACGGGCTCAAGCCCGTACAACGACGCATCCTCTACCAGATGGCCGAGATGGGGCTGCGCCCCGACCGCGGACATGTGAAGAGCGCCCGCGTCGTCGGCGAGGTGATGGGTAAACTGCACCCCCACGGCGACACTGCGATCTACGACGCCCTGGTGCGACTGTCGCAGGACTTCGCACTGCGCGTCCCGCTGATCGACGGCCACGGAAACTTCGGCTCGCTCGACGACGGCCCGGCCGCCGCGCGTTACACCGAGGTACGACTCGCGCCGGCCGCGCTCGCGCTGACCGAGAACCTCGACGAGGACGTCGTGGACTTCGTCCCGAACTACGACGGCCAATTCCAGCAGCCGTCCGTGCTGCCAGCCGCGTTCCCGAACCTCCTGGTGAACGGTGCCAGCGGCATCGCCGTCGGCATGGCGACGAACATGGCGCCGCACAACCTCATCGAGGTCGTCGCCGCCGCGACGCATCTCCTTGAGAACCCGGATGCCACCACCGAAGAGCTCATGGAGTTCGTCCCTGGTCCGGACTTCCCTTCCGGTGCCGTGATCATGGGGCTGGACGGCGTCAAGGACGCGTACACGACCGGGCGCGGAGCCTTCAAGGTGCGCGGCAAGGTCTCGGTCGAACCGCTCGGCCCCCGCCGCACCGGCATCATCGTCTCCGAGCTCCCGTACATGGTCGGTCCTGAGCGGCTCATCGAGAAGATCCGCGACGCCGTGCAGGCCAAGAAGCTGCAGGGCATCAGCGACGTCACCGACCTCACCGACCGCAACCACGGGCTGCGCGTCGCGATCGGCATCAAGACCGGATTCGACCCGAACGCGGTGCTGGAGCAGCTGTACCGGCTGACTCCGCTGGAGGATTCCTTCAGCATCAACAACGTCGCCCTCGTCGATGGCCAGCCGCGCACCCTCGGCCTCAAGGAGATGCTGCGCGTGTACGTCGCGCACCGCCTCGAGGTCATCACGCGCCGTAGCCGGTACCGCCTGGCCCGTCGTGAGGAGAGACTGCACCTCGTCGAGGGACTGCTCATCGCGATCCTCGACATCGACGAGGTCATCCAGGTCATCCGCTCCTCCGACGACTCGGAGCAGGCGCGCATGCGCCTGCGCGAGGTGTTCGATCTCAGCGAGCTGCAGGCCGAGTACATCCTCGAACTGCGCCTGCGCCGCCTGACGCGGTTCTCCCGCATCGAGCTCGAGACCGAGCGCGATGCGTTGAAGGCCGAGATCGCTGCCCTCCGCGAACTGCTCGGCAGCCCGGTGCTGCTGCGAGCCGTCGTCGCAAAGGAGCTGGACGCCGCAGCAGACGCCTACGGCACGCCGCGGCGCACGCTGCTGATGAACGCTGCTCCCCCGAAGCCGCGCGCCACGAAGGGCGCCGTCGACCTGCAGATCGCGGACGCGCCGACCGTGCTGGTGCTGTCGACGACGGGACGCGCCGTGCGCGTGGACCTCGCCGAAGGGCAGGAACTGACTGTTCCGGCCCGGCGCAGCAAGCACGATGCGATCCTCACGACTATCGAGGCGACGGTGCGCGCCGAGATCGGCGCCCTCACCAGCACCGGCCGCGTCGTGCGCTTCTCCCCTGTCGATCTCCCCTCGGTGCCGGCGAGCTCGGTGCAGCTCGCCGCGGGCACGCCGCTGCGCGACTACCTCGGCATCACGACCCGCGGCGAACGGATCGTCGCGTTCGTCCGCTTCGACAGTGAGATCCCGATCGCGCTCGGCACCGCTCAGGGCACCGTGAAGCGCATCATCCCCACGGCTCTCCCCGTCCGACCCGACCTCGAGGTCATCGGCATGAAGCCGGGCGATGCGGTCATCGGCGCCGCCGAGGCAGCCGACGACGCCGAGCTCGTCTTCGTGACGACCGACGCCCAGCTGCTGCGGTTCTCGGCCTCTTCCGTGCGTCCGCAGGGTGCGGCGGCCGGCGGTATGGCGGGTATCAAGCTCGGCGCCGGAGCATCCGTGCTGTTCTTCAGTGCGGTGCCCGCCGACTCGGATGCGGTGGTCGCCACAGTGTCGGGCGCCGAGAGCATCCTGCCGGGAACCGACGCTGGCCGGGCCAAGATCAGCGCCTTCTCCGAGTACCCGGCCAAGGGCCGCGCGACCGGCGGCGTGCGCGCCCACTCGTTCCTGAAGGGCGAGGATCGTCTCACCGTCGCCTGGGTCGGCCCCGCTCCCGCACAGGCCGTCGATCCGACCGGAGCGGTACGCAAGCTGCCGGAACCCGGCGCGCGCCGTGACGCTTCCGGTCAGCCGGTCGACGCGGTGATCGGCTCCATCGGCCGAACCCTGATCTGA
- a CDS encoding DUF3093 family protein, producing MRLMQNPRTDARPLYRERLAPSLRLLATVALAGPMVSLIFVPVGSTVALVIGGAVSAILVLGFIAMTPVVLVEGTVLRAGRAHIDAHHLGEPVALTGEEARHARGPGLPANGWHLIRGGIDGIVVVPNIDPDDPVETWTISSRTPDRLAAAIRAARP from the coding sequence ATGAGGCTAATGCAGAACCCCCGCACAGACGCACGTCCGCTCTACCGCGAACGCCTGGCGCCGAGTCTGCGGCTGCTCGCCACGGTGGCCCTCGCCGGCCCCATGGTCTCGCTGATCTTCGTTCCGGTCGGATCGACCGTCGCACTCGTGATCGGCGGCGCCGTCTCGGCCATCCTCGTCCTGGGTTTCATCGCGATGACACCCGTCGTCCTCGTGGAGGGAACCGTGCTCCGCGCCGGCCGCGCGCACATCGATGCCCACCACCTGGGCGAGCCGGTCGCGTTGACGGGCGAAGAGGCGAGACACGCGCGCGGGCCAGGACTTCCGGCGAACGGCTGGCACCTCATCCGCGGAGGAATCGACGGCATCGTCGTGGTTCCGAACATCGACCCGGATGATCCGGTCGAAACCTGGACGATCTCTTCACGCACGCCCGACCGTCTGGCCGCCGCCATCCGCGCCGCCCGCCCCTGA
- a CDS encoding nucleotide pyrophosphatase/phosphodiesterase family protein yields the protein MSLMLPSGSATARSVVGVADDLFSSLRGESLTLPRAESVVLVLVDGLGTINLRAHAGHARTLTGSMAKKDVARSVFPSTTAAALTSILTGVWPGEHGLVGYRVLDPTRDMLVNQLTGWESEGVDPESWQASPTIFEQASAASRESFAIGVAAYANSGFTRATLRGAQFVAAATPAERVAAAYELAVRHPGSFVYCYLPEADKAGHKHGVASGEWVSALEDIDAALSVRVPPGVGVLVTSDHGMVDVPPHRQVVLDDTGGRYAGVRHIGGEPRMLHVYLESDADAAGVLARWRSELEGTADVVSKAEAMAAGLFGPSVTDAAAARIGDLMVIARGVWAVYDGTAADQRGRTMVGQHGALTPEEQNVPLIRLGTFAR from the coding sequence ATGTCCCTCATGTTACCGTCCGGCTCCGCGACAGCCCGGAGCGTCGTCGGGGTGGCGGATGACCTGTTCTCCTCACTTCGCGGTGAATCGCTCACGCTGCCTCGCGCGGAATCCGTCGTGCTCGTCCTCGTCGACGGACTGGGCACCATCAATCTGCGCGCTCACGCCGGTCATGCCCGCACGCTCACCGGGAGCATGGCGAAGAAGGATGTCGCTCGCTCCGTCTTCCCGTCGACCACGGCCGCGGCGCTGACCAGCATCCTCACCGGCGTCTGGCCGGGGGAGCACGGACTCGTCGGATATCGAGTGCTCGACCCGACGCGGGATATGCTCGTGAACCAGCTGACCGGATGGGAATCCGAAGGAGTCGACCCGGAGAGCTGGCAGGCGTCGCCCACCATCTTCGAGCAGGCCAGCGCCGCGAGCAGGGAGAGCTTCGCCATCGGCGTCGCCGCCTACGCGAACAGCGGGTTCACCAGGGCAACCCTGCGCGGAGCGCAGTTCGTCGCTGCAGCCACGCCTGCCGAAAGGGTCGCCGCCGCGTACGAGCTCGCCGTACGGCATCCGGGATCATTCGTGTACTGCTACCTGCCCGAAGCGGACAAGGCCGGCCACAAGCACGGCGTCGCGTCCGGGGAATGGGTTTCTGCGCTGGAGGACATCGACGCCGCACTGTCGGTGCGGGTGCCGCCAGGCGTCGGCGTGCTGGTGACGTCGGATCATGGGATGGTCGATGTGCCGCCGCACCGGCAGGTCGTGCTGGACGACACCGGCGGGCGCTACGCGGGGGTCCGGCATATCGGCGGGGAGCCGCGGATGCTGCACGTCTATCTGGAGTCGGATGCCGATGCCGCCGGTGTTCTCGCCCGCTGGCGGAGCGAACTGGAGGGCACGGCAGACGTCGTGTCGAAGGCGGAGGCGATGGCTGCCGGGTTGTTCGGGCCGTCTGTGACGGATGCCGCTGCCGCTCGCATCGGCGATCTGATGGTGATCGCCCGCGGCGTCTGGGCAGTGTACGACGGCACGGCCGCCGATCAGCGGGGCCGCACGATGGTCGGCCAGCACGGTGCGCTCACGCCGGAGGAGCAGAACGTGCCGCTGATCAGACTCGGAACGTTCGCGCGCTGA
- a CDS encoding 3-oxoacyl-[acyl-carrier-protein] synthase III C-terminal domain-containing protein: MTRSCEIAGWGTVLSAQVVRFGDEVRYRIEDGVSHLDMLTGACERALAHAGLTADDVDLVLGASAAGIQPIPCTAALVLERLTLTGHAAAFDVNSTCTSFITAVDVASRYLDAGDYETILVFSGDVGTRFLNSEQRESYELFSDAAAAVVLRRSKDPDRGVIGSLQQTWPAYAHDTEIRGGLSRSPAQVYAASDPADYLFDMNGRRALLGMMRVLPDFFDRFHRRFGLSRDDVALWIPHQASAALGPMLDRLGIPADRRIDEVAAFGNMVSASVPFMLARALDSGRVARGDTVVLCGTAAGLTANVLALRL, encoded by the coding sequence ATGACGAGAAGCTGTGAGATCGCGGGCTGGGGCACGGTGCTGTCGGCGCAGGTCGTGCGTTTCGGTGATGAGGTGCGTTACCGAATCGAGGATGGCGTCTCTCACCTCGACATGCTCACGGGAGCGTGCGAACGGGCGCTGGCGCACGCGGGTCTCACTGCTGACGACGTGGATCTCGTGCTCGGTGCCTCTGCGGCCGGCATCCAGCCCATTCCGTGCACGGCAGCCCTCGTGCTCGAACGGCTGACTCTGACCGGACACGCCGCGGCCTTCGACGTGAACTCCACCTGCACGAGCTTCATCACCGCCGTCGACGTCGCTTCCCGCTATCTCGACGCCGGAGATTACGAGACGATCCTGGTGTTCTCCGGCGATGTCGGCACCCGGTTCCTGAACTCGGAGCAGCGTGAGAGCTACGAGCTTTTCAGCGATGCCGCGGCGGCCGTCGTTCTTCGCCGTTCGAAGGACCCGGACCGCGGCGTGATCGGCAGCCTGCAGCAGACCTGGCCGGCGTACGCGCACGACACCGAGATCCGCGGCGGGCTGTCGCGCTCTCCCGCGCAGGTATATGCCGCATCCGACCCCGCCGACTACCTCTTCGACATGAACGGGCGGCGCGCGCTGCTCGGAATGATGCGGGTGCTCCCCGACTTCTTCGACCGCTTCCACCGGCGTTTCGGGCTCTCTCGTGACGATGTCGCGCTGTGGATCCCGCACCAGGCGTCCGCCGCCCTCGGCCCGATGCTCGACCGACTCGGGATCCCCGCCGACCGGCGCATCGATGAGGTCGCCGCCTTCGGGAACATGGTGTCGGCATCCGTACCGTTCATGCTCGCCAGGGCGCTGGATTCCGGCAGGGTGGCTCGCGGTGACACGGTCGTCCTGTGCGGCACGGCGGCCGGACTCACGGCGAACGTGCTGGCGCTCCGGCTCTGA
- a CDS encoding DUF4193 domain-containing protein, which translates to MATDYDAPRKSEDDSESIEALKERVPDKLSGSTGDEDADNPSSFDLPGADLSDLDLDVVVLPAQQDEFTCMSCFLVKHRSQLDHEDASGPICKECAA; encoded by the coding sequence ATGGCCACCGATTACGACGCTCCGCGCAAGAGTGAAGACGACTCCGAGTCGATCGAAGCCCTCAAGGAGCGTGTGCCGGACAAGCTCTCCGGCTCCACCGGGGACGAGGACGCCGACAACCCGTCGAGCTTCGACCTCCCGGGTGCCGACCTTTCCGACCTCGACCTCGACGTCGTCGTGCTGCCAGCGCAGCAGGACGAGTTCACCTGCATGAGCTGCTTCCTGGTGAAGCACCGCTCGCAGTTGGACCACGAGGACGCTTCGGGTCCGATCTGCAAGGAGTGCGCTGCCTGA
- a CDS encoding F390 synthetase-related protein — MSKIRIIGEFAAVRWFRPLRNRRAVERRQRRLLRRHLRFLRRHSGYFRDLLAAHGGFADLPLMDKSVMMGRFDEINTVGAHRDEALALAIANERSREFDADLGTNSVGLSSGTSGHRGLFVVSAEERDAWVGTVLARTLPKGRLFGHRIALFLRADNTLYESVGSKAVSFSYFDVHADMAANIARLQQYRPTILVAPPSVLRLIARAADDGHYDALPEKVYGVAEVLEISDSQRIQASLRQPLLHQLYQCTEGFLAHTCERGTLHLNEDNILVEREPLGDGRFTPIITDLRRRAQPIVRYRLGDVLLERAEPCPCGSALAAIERIEGREGDTLVFRTAEGLPVPVFADVVTRALLYADGFDEYRVAQTGPMRLEVSLDVLDAHTKQSVTEELHTLADRVGSLRPEVFFTAYRHDGTVKLRRVTRTWRGPDDEKL, encoded by the coding sequence ATGTCGAAGATTCGAATCATCGGCGAGTTCGCCGCCGTGCGGTGGTTCCGGCCGTTGCGCAACCGCCGCGCCGTCGAGCGGCGTCAGCGCCGCCTGTTGAGGCGGCACCTCCGATTCCTGCGCAGGCATTCCGGGTACTTCCGCGATCTCCTCGCGGCGCACGGCGGCTTCGCGGACCTCCCGCTCATGGACAAGAGCGTCATGATGGGGCGATTCGACGAGATCAACACCGTCGGCGCGCACCGTGACGAGGCCCTGGCATTGGCGATCGCGAACGAACGTTCACGGGAGTTCGACGCCGATCTCGGGACGAACTCGGTCGGACTCTCCAGCGGCACCAGTGGTCATCGCGGACTGTTCGTCGTCAGCGCTGAAGAACGGGACGCCTGGGTCGGCACGGTCCTCGCCCGCACCCTTCCCAAGGGCCGCCTCTTCGGCCACCGCATCGCGCTGTTCCTGCGCGCCGACAACACTCTCTACGAGTCGGTCGGCTCGAAAGCGGTGTCGTTCTCATATTTCGATGTGCACGCCGACATGGCCGCGAACATCGCCCGCCTGCAGCAATATCGGCCGACGATCCTGGTGGCCCCGCCGTCAGTGCTGCGCCTGATCGCACGCGCCGCGGATGACGGACACTACGACGCGCTGCCGGAGAAGGTCTACGGAGTCGCCGAGGTGCTGGAGATCTCGGACTCCCAGCGCATCCAGGCGTCGCTGCGCCAGCCGCTGCTGCATCAGCTCTACCAGTGCACCGAGGGGTTCCTCGCGCACACCTGCGAGCGCGGCACCTTGCACCTGAATGAGGACAACATCCTCGTCGAGCGCGAGCCGCTCGGCGACGGACGATTCACCCCGATCATCACCGACCTTCGGCGCCGTGCGCAGCCGATCGTGCGGTATCGACTGGGGGATGTCCTTCTCGAACGTGCCGAGCCGTGCCCTTGCGGGAGCGCCCTCGCCGCCATCGAGCGGATCGAGGGCCGGGAAGGGGACACACTCGTCTTCCGTACGGCCGAGGGCCTCCCGGTGCCGGTGTTCGCCGACGTCGTCACCCGTGCGCTGCTGTACGCGGACGGTTTCGACGAGTACCGCGTCGCGCAGACGGGCCCGATGAGACTCGAGGTGTCGCTCGATGTCCTCGATGCGCACACCAAGCAGAGCGTGACCGAGGAACTGCACACGCTGGCGGATCGGGTGGGGAGTCTGCGGCCGGAGGTCTTCTTCACGGCCTATCGGCACGACGGAACGGTGAAGCTGCGCCGCGTGACGCGGACCTGGAGGGGACCTGATGACGAGAAGCTGTGA
- the sepH gene encoding septation protein SepH codes for MENVTIVGTEAGVLVLATESGERFALSIDDVLQREIRRATRQSEPAAQRLAASPRDIQAQIRAGLTAAEVAELLGISLEDVARFESPVLAEREHIIDQALAVPVLIGSEVEPDAQPTFGVAIRAKLAEVSATAERWASWKDESGWIVKLEFSASDVEHDARWSFDPRRSALSPLNADATQLSRQGSLPEGLIPRLRAVEADRPASPYKDESRFDSGAFGPRLLPAPAADADADTDHTAPQRSNAAAQAAAINRAPETSTTNPETADLLEALRRRRGQRETAPLIDADDVVIDAQERGSSPIALFDAFEQDTEAREQGSDTPPAVEPPADSPARRRRRNAMPSWDEIVFGARTDE; via the coding sequence ATGGAAAACGTCACCATCGTCGGCACCGAAGCAGGAGTCCTCGTGCTCGCGACCGAGTCGGGCGAGCGCTTCGCGCTCTCCATCGACGACGTGCTGCAGCGGGAGATCCGTCGTGCCACCCGGCAGAGCGAACCCGCCGCGCAGCGCCTCGCGGCCAGTCCCCGCGACATCCAGGCGCAGATCCGCGCCGGTCTCACCGCCGCAGAGGTCGCCGAGCTCCTCGGCATCAGCCTCGAAGACGTCGCACGCTTCGAAAGTCCTGTACTCGCCGAACGCGAGCACATCATCGACCAGGCCCTCGCCGTGCCCGTGCTCATCGGCAGCGAGGTGGAGCCGGACGCGCAGCCGACCTTCGGCGTCGCCATCCGCGCGAAGCTGGCCGAGGTGTCCGCCACGGCGGAGCGCTGGGCGAGCTGGAAGGACGAGTCCGGCTGGATCGTGAAGCTGGAGTTCTCCGCCAGCGATGTCGAGCACGACGCGCGATGGAGCTTCGACCCGCGTCGCAGTGCGCTGTCGCCGCTCAATGCCGACGCCACCCAGCTCTCCCGCCAGGGCTCGCTGCCCGAGGGCCTGATCCCCCGACTGCGTGCTGTGGAGGCGGATCGTCCCGCATCGCCGTACAAGGACGAGAGTCGCTTCGACTCGGGAGCATTCGGGCCTCGGCTGCTGCCGGCACCGGCTGCGGATGCCGACGCCGACACCGACCACACGGCTCCCCAGCGCTCGAATGCCGCGGCGCAGGCTGCCGCCATCAATCGTGCACCGGAGACGTCGACGACCAATCCCGAGACCGCCGACCTGCTCGAGGCGCTGCGCCGCCGTCGCGGTCAGCGTGAGACCGCACCCCTCATCGATGCCGACGACGTCGTTATCGACGCACAGGAACGCGGCTCGAGTCCGATCGCGCTGTTCGACGCGTTCGAGCAGGACACCGAAGCGCGCGAACAGGGCTCGGACACACCCCCGGCAGTCGAACCGCCCGCTGACAGCCCGGCGCGCCGACGACGTCGCAACGCGATGCCCTCCTGGGACGAGATCGTATTCGGAGCGCGTACGGACGAGTGA